A stretch of Lathyrus oleraceus cultivar Zhongwan6 chromosome 6, CAAS_Psat_ZW6_1.0, whole genome shotgun sequence DNA encodes these proteins:
- the LOC127098241 gene encoding electron transfer flavoprotein subunit beta, mitochondrial yields MKIMVAVKRVVDYAVKIRVKPDKTGVVTQNVKMSMNPFCEIALEEALRIREAGLASEVVAVSMGPSQCIDTLRTGLAMGADRGIHVEADDSLYPLYVAKILKKLVEIEKPGLLILGKQAIDDDCNQAGQMVAGLLNWPQGTFASKVVLDKEKQVATVDREVDDGIETISLNLPAVITTDLRLNQPRYATLPNIMKAKKKPIKKFTPEELSVEIKPDLEIVEVTEPPKRKSGVIVSSVDELIDKLKHEANVI; encoded by the exons ATGAAGATAATGGTGGCCGTTAAACGAGTCGTCGATTACGCCGTCAAAATTAGAGTCAAACCCGACAAG ACAGGGGTGGTGACCCAGAACGTGAAAATGTCGATGAATCCATTTTGTGAGATTGCCCTCGAAGAAGCCCTTAGAATCAGGGAAGCTGGTTTGGCATCAGAGGTTGTGGCAGTTAGCATGGGGCCTTCTCAGTGTATTGACACTCTTAGAACTGGTCTTGCTATGGGAGCTGATAGAGGGATTCATGTGGAGGCTGATGATTCTCTCTATCCTCTTTATGTTGCCAAGAttttgaagaagcttgttgaGATTGAGAAACCTGGCCTTTTGATTCTTGGCAAACAG GCCATTGATGATGATTGCAATCAAGCAGGGCAGATGGTAGCAGGACTTCTCAACTGGCCACAAGGGACTTTTGCTTCAAAG GTTGTCCTCGATAAAGAGAAACAAGTAGCCACTGTGGACAGAGAGGTTGACGATGGTATCGAGACTATCTCTTTGAACTTACCAGCTGTAATAAC CACTGATCTGAGACTGAACCAACCAAGGTACGCCACACTTCCAAACATAATGAAAGCAAAAAAGAAGCCGATAAAGAAGTTTACTCCAGAGGAGTTGAGTGTGGAAATCAAACCCGATTTGGAGATTGTCGAAGTGACAGAGCCTCCTAAGAGAAAATCAGGTGTTATTGTTTCTTCTGTGGACGAGCTTATTGACAAACTAAAACATGAAGCTAATGTCATCTGA